From a single Pseudophryne corroboree isolate aPseCor3 chromosome 6, aPseCor3.hap2, whole genome shotgun sequence genomic region:
- the LOC134932891 gene encoding uncharacterized protein LOC134932891 encodes MVEGVRGGVDSSRPAGFLEEEEPPRRRRKAGDQPSKRRSDDRPAQRTSPAHRTSPAHGPLPVQQASAAARGPSTAPQASRAHRSSPVRHSSSSRSWSPVHQTTSVHRLSPVHQTPSATTPQDGRQTTAPARRPSPDRRLSRSSGTVTEEPQDTTLVDPSLDLFESTGLTDETFLGFEDSRADVSSQTLEKSSETRTSGAPGAAASQDGEVVPRTSSGLASGIGSYFRPDLLQGSSEDDEVEVQDAPVATSLPAQMNVVADIQEGQNPSTVQRVHTLASEIGTRQDTYTNVVGSRLDNIERTMEKMSNNLHELQKTISDSTATILQIIIEDRRENRNILNIMSDSLVKLVEKTTCLAESNKNMSDSHRHSSSSQQLIATTLQMIYDKLPVPAHQHAGDPPYPPSQATRTHRTLPQVPSQYSQSQMYQGYTGMYPTPQMPPPPAAHSSAAWAPRASRHTPQPPRTSTPYQGEEEDPDRLPP; translated from the exons atggtcgaaggagttcgcggaggtgtggactccagccgtcctgctggctttctcgaggaggaagaaccgcccagaagacggaggaaggcgggagaccagccgtccaaaaggaggtctgatg acagacctgcccagaggacatcacctgcgcacaggacatcgccagcgcatggaccgttacctgtgcagcaggcatcggcagcagcgcgcggaccatcaactgcgccgcaagcatcgcgagcacacagatcgtcacctgtgcgccacagttcgtcatcgcgcagttggtcacctgtgcaccagacgacatcAGTGCACAGActctcacctgtgcaccagacaccgtcggcgaccacaccacaagatgggcgccaaactacagctcctgcgcgcaggccatcaccagatcgtcgtctctccaggagctctgggactgtgactgaagagcctcaagacacaacccttgtggacccatcactcgatctgtttgagtctacagggttaactgacgaaacttttcttgggtttgaggacagccgtgcagatgtatccagccagacccttgaaaagtcttccgaaacgaggacaagtggagctcctggagcagcggcatcacaggatggagaag tggtgccacgaaccagcagcggactagcttcggggattggttcgtacttcaggccggatctcctacaggggtcgtcagaggatgacgaggtggaagtgcaggatgctccagttgctacatccctgc ctgcccaaatgaatgtggtggcagacatccaggaagggcagaatccctcaactgttcagagggttcacaccctggcatcagagattgggacacgccaggatacatacacaaatgttgtgggaagcagactggacaacattgagaggacaatggagaaaatgtccaacaatctgcatgaactgcagaagactatttccgacagcacggccacaatactacagatCATAATTGAAGATCGTAGGGAGAATAGGAACATACTTAACATCATGTCCGATTCCTTGGTCAAGCTTGTGGAAAAAACCACATGTTTGGCAGAAAGCAATAAGAACATGTCGGATAGTCATCGACACTCCTCTTCCAGCCAAcagctcatcgcaaccacactgcagatgatctatgataagctcccagtaccagctcatcaacacgctggtgatccaccatatccgccgtctcaagccacaaggacgcatcgtacccttcctcaagtcccatcccagtacagtcagtcacagatgtaccagggatatacagggatgtaccccaccccccagatgcctccaccaccagccGCACATTCTTCAGCAGCATGGGCACCGAGGGCCAGTCGACatactccccagcctcccaggacatccacgccctatcagggggaagaagaggatccggacagacttccaccataa